The DNA segment GGCATTTTCTTATCAGGGATTTTGCCATGGCAACAATAACCTCAGACGGCGGCTATGATGTTTCGCTGGCAAAAGCAAAGATTTTTTTTGTCCTCCATAGCCCGCTTCAGTATCTTAAAATGCTGGGGCTGACTTATAGCAGCTGTTTTAACGGTTATATGATACAGTTAATTGGTAAACTTGGCTGGACAGATACCTATTTACCAAAGCTCCTTATTTATTCATACTACCTGACATTAATATTAACAGCCCTTACAGAACAGACACACAATAATATAAAGATTAACGCCGCGCATAAAACCCTTATGGGCATGATAAGTATCCTCACGATTGTCCTGATAACCACTTTAATGTTTATTACATGGACGCCGCCTGAAGAAAAAATTATCTATGATATTCAGGGAAGATATTTTATACCGCTTACGCCGCTTATATTTTTTATGTTCTACGATTCTTTTCTATCTAAAAAACACTTAAGATACAAAAATACGGTTTTTAACCGCCACATAAGGTTAATAAATTATTTTCGGAATAACACTTACACGGCAAGAGCAATCTTGTTTGTTTATTGCGTTTACTCAACCACGGCAACTCTAATCACCCTAGTTAACAGGTATTACGGATAGACAAATTAAAAAAGAGCAGTTCATCTTTGACTATCATCTTATACCAAGTTGCAGTCAGAAGTAAACGCAGGCGGCTGGGAACAAGCGACACCTCCCCTTACAAGGGATTCCCCTTTAGAGGAGACGTCAAGGAGTTTTCGACGATGTCAACGAAGTTAATCGAATGAATGCAACTTGGTATTAGATTTTAATGTGAACAGCAGAGGCGTGCCATATATTATTTACGTACTCCATGATAGTCCTGTCACTTGAGAAATACCCGATATTGGCAACATTTTGTACGGAAAGACTGCTCCAGAGTGTCTGATTTTTATACGTTTCAGAAACCTGCTGCTGAATGCTTTCATATGAGGCAAAATCGGCCAAAAGTAAAAACCTGTCACCGTGGTTCAGAAGAGAATCCACTATGGGTCTAAAAAGACCGGGGTCCTCCGGTGAAAAATATCCTGAATCTATCATGTCTATAGCGCTTTTAAGAACAGGATTTTTGTCATAGTAGGCACGTGGATTATACCCGCTGTTCCTTAGCGACTCAACCTGTTTGTTCGTAAGGCCGAAAGCAAAGAAATTCCTCTCCCCAACCTCTCTTTGCAACTCGATATTTGCGCCGTCCAGTGTGCCGATTGTAAGTGCCCCGTTTAGGGCAAATTTCATATTGCCGGTACCGGAAGCCTCTGTGCCCGCTGTGGATATTTGTTCTGAGAGTTCAGCGGCAGGCAAAAGCGTCTCTGCGATTGAGACTGAGTAGTTTTCTACAAAAATCACCCGCAGTTTGTCTTTTATATCAGGGTCATTGTTTATCTTATGAGCTATGGAATTTATTAGTTTAATTATGAGTTTAGCCATGAAGTATCCTGGAGCGGCCTTCCCTGCAAATATTACAGTCCTTGGAACCATATCAATTTGGGGATTATCCTTTAACCGATTATAGAGTGTGACCACATGAATGGCATTAAGCAACTGGCGCTTATACTCATGAATTCGCTTAAACTGGCAGTCAAATAAAGAGTTTTCATCGACTCTAACCCTGTTGTGGCCCTCAAAGCATTTGGCAAGGCTCAACTTGTTAGACCATTTAACCTCCCGCCATTTATCTAAAAACACAGAGTCCTCAGACAGTGGTATGAGTTTTTTAAGCTCCGTTAAATCCCTCACCCATTTATCCCCAATGCTTTCCGTAATAAGGGCGGAAAGCGATGGATTGCATAGCCTCAGCCATCTCCTTTGGGTTATACCGTTTGTTTTGTTATTAAATTTCTTTGGCCACATAACATAAAAATCCTTAAATAGCGATTCCTTTAAAATCTCAGTGTGAAGAGCACTTACTCCATTTACCGAATGGCTTCCAACAATAGAGAGATTTGCCATTCTTATGCGTTTTTCCTCACCCTCTTCTATCAAAGACATGTTTCTTAATTTTTCAACATCGCCGCCATAGAGTGCTTCCACTTGTTTGAGAAAACGAAAGTTTATTTCGTAGATGATTTCCAGGTGTCTTGGTAGCACCTTCTCTAACAGGTGCACAGACCAGCGCTCAAGAGCCTCAGGCATAATGGTGTGGTTTGTATAACAAAAAGTAGCCGTCGTAATTTCCCACGCTCTTTCCCAGCCGACACATTCGTTATCCACAAGAATCCGCATAAGTTCAACTATCGCTATGGCAGGGTGTGTGTCGTTTAACTGTATAGCCACCTTATCGGAGAGATTGTTAAAATCAGCTCTTTCGGGATGGTTTTTCTTATATCTTCTTATTATGTCCTGCAGTGTTGCAGAGACAAAAAAATACTCTTGCTTGAGGCGCAATTCTTTACCCTCAAACATATTGTCATTAGGGTAAAGCACCTTGGATATTGTCTCAGTCTGAACCTTATCAGAAACAGCACGTTCGTAATCACCGTGTTGAAAATATCCCAGCTCAAATTCTCTTGAGGACTTGGCCGACCACAGACGCATGTTTAAAACCGTATTGTTTTTGTATCCAGGAATTGGCGTGTCATAAGCAACAGCGACGACATCCTGAGTGTTTACCCATTCGTGGCGTAAGTAACCGCCTCCGTTTACATAGTTCTTTACGTTGCCGTAGAACTTCACGATGTAAAGGTACTCAGGGCGCTCTATCTCCCACGGATTACCGTATCTGAGCCAATTGTCCGGAGTCTCCAACTGATAGCCGTTTCGTATTCTTTGAAAGAAAATTCCGTACTCATAACGTATCCCGTAACCGTAAGCGGGAATTTCAAGTGAGGCAAGGGAATCCAGAAAACAGGCTGCAAGCCTTCCAAGCCCGCCGTTTCCTAGCCCGGGGTCCCACTCGTAAGTCTTTATTTCCTCAAGGTCATAACCTATTTTAGCCAGTGCGTCACTAACTGCCTCTTCAATATCCAGATTGACCAGAGTATTCCCCAGGGAGCGTCCTATCAAGAATTCAAGGGAAAGGTAATAAACCCGTTTGGAGTCCTTGTCATAATAAGTCTGCTGTGTTTTCAGCCACTTATCTATCAGATGGTCTCTGGCAACATACGCTATACACTTATAACAGTCACGCTTAGTGGCGGTATATTCGTCTTTTCCAAGTGTATATTTCAGATGGTGCAAAAAGGATGTTTTAATTGCATCCACCTCAGTGCTTATCGTGCACTCTCTGAGTATGCTTAATCTGTCGTTTTTTGAATGCTTTTCCGCCACCGTGTTACTTAAACTAAACTCCCTCCGTTGTCGTTATTTAACTATAACTCCGATAATACATATCAATGATAACACAATCCCATAAGTAAATCAAATATTTTCCCACACCTTTTTATTATTTCCCACAAAAGAGGTTGGAAATAATAAGTTTGCAGTGGGCAAACAGCAGCTGGTACTTCCTCAAAAATAACTCAATATGTTAGTATATAACATAATAAGTATGGGAAAGACATGGCGGGAAATCAAAGGGACGTTTGAGTCCGGGATAAAGGAAAAACTTAAATCTCCCTCATTGTATAAGGTCATTCTGTTAAACGATGACTACACTACAATGGATTTTGTTGTGTATGTGCTGGAGAGCATATTTAATAAGTCACCTGAGGAGGCGACAAGTTTAATGTTAAATGTGCACAAGCGTGGCTCGGCGGTCTGTGGCACTTATACAAAGGACATTGCTGAAACAAAGGTTCTGGCGGTTCACGAGCTTGCACTGAAACACGGATATCCGTTAAAATGCACTATGGAAGAGGCTTAAGTGTTAAACAAAGAGCTTGAAATAAGCCTTGAGGCGACAATACAGGAGGCAAAGGGCCGCCGCCATGAGTACATCACGGTTGAGCATATACTCTATGCCTTGCTCCATGACATAAAAGGTATAGATATAATATCAAATTGTGGCGGGGACGTCGGTAAACTTGTGGTGGTGTTAAATGATTTTTTTATTAAAAATGTACCTACAATGACGGGCACGAAAGATAAATTTCCACAACCGACTGTAGGTTTTCACCGTGTTCTTCAGCGGGCAATCTTGCACATACAATCAGCAGGTAAAAACGAGGTGGAAGCCGGGGACTTACTTGCTTCAATTTTAGAGGATGAAGACTCTCATGCCGCTTTTTTCCTTAAGCAGGAGAACATTTCACGGTTTGACATACTAAGTTATATTTCCCACGGAATTTCAAAAATGTCACCGCCGCAAGAAGGACTTGAGGGAGAGCCACACAAGCGCGGCGGAAAAGACCCTCTCAAACTCTTTACCGTGGATTTAGTTGACAAAGCGGCTAAGGGTGAAATAGACCCGCTTGTGGGCAGGGAGGCGGAGGTCGAAAGAACTGTGCAGATACTTAGCAGACGGCGGAAAAACAATCCTATTTTTGTGGGTGAACCGGGAGTCGGTAAAACTGCAATAGTAGAGGGGCTCGCTCTCAAAATACACAAGGCAGAGGTGTCTGAGACGCTTAAAGACACAAAGATTTTCTTGCTTGACATGGGAGCTCTTATAGCTGGCACAAAGTTCAGAGGTGAGTTTGAAGCAAGGCTCAAATCCACAATTGATGCTTTAAAGAAAATTAAAAAAGCTATCATGTTCATAGATGAGATACATACAGTTATCGGGGCCGGCTCAACCAGCGGCGGCACACTGGATGCTTCAAACATCCTCAAACCGGCTTTTAACTCCGGTGTCCTCAGATGTATCGGCGCCACCACCTACGAGGAGTATAAAAACTACTTCGATAAAGACAGGGCTTTTTCGAGGCGTTTCCAGAAAGTGGAGATATCAGAGCCGACTATTGAGGAAACTTACCGTATTTTAGCAGGCCTTAAAATATATTATGAAAATTTCCACCAGGTTAAGTACTCGCCAAAGGCAATACGGTTGGCCGTGGAGCTGTCCGCCAAGTATATCAACGACAGGTATTTGCCGGATAAGGCCATAGACGTTATTGATGAGGTGGGAGCTTTTATTAAACTGAGTAAAACGTCCCATAAGACGGTATCTCCGCTGGATATTGAGAAAGTGATTTCTAAGATGGCTAAGATACCGACGCGCAATATATCCGCAACAGACTCAGAGAGACTTAAAGCGCTCAAAGATGAGCTGATGAAAGTAGTTTACGGTCAGGAGCACGCAGTGGACTCTGTGGTAGCCTCCATAAAGCGCTCAAGAGCGGGACTAAGCTCTCAGGAGCGCCCTACAGGGTGCTTTCTTTTTACAGGCCCAACCGGTGTGGGTAAAACTGAGATAGCAAAACAACTTGCCGCCACACTTGGCATTAACTTCCTGCGGTTTGATATGAGTGAGTATATGGAAAAACACTCTGTTGCGAGGCTTATAGGAGCACCTCCCGGATATGTTGGATTTGACCAGGGCGGACTTCTTACCGATGCAATCAGAAAAACCCCCTACTGCGTAATGCTTCTTGATGAGATAGAAAAAGCACATCCTGATATTTTCAACATCTTACTACAGGTGATGGACTATGCCACTCTTACCGATAATAACGGGAAAAAAGCCGACTTCAGAAATGTTATTCTGATAATGACATCTAATGCCGGAGCACGTGAAATGGACAGGGGCACTATCGGCTTTGGCCGCAAAAGTGGTGAGCAGACCTCTGTCAGCAAGGAGGCGATAACAAAACTCTTTAGTCCTGAGTTCAGAAACAGGCTTGATGAAATAATACCGTTTAATCCGCTTAACACTGATATAATGCTCATGGTGGTGGGTAAGTTTTTGGCTGAGCTCTCTGAGCAGCTCTCAACCAAAAGGGTTGCCGCCTCATTTACCCATGAGGCAAGGGTATGGCTGTCAGAGAAGGGATTTGACCCTCAATTTGGAGCAAGACCCCTTGGAAGGGTTATACAGAAGGAGATAAAAACAGTATTGTCTGAGGAAATTCTCTTTGGCAAACTTCAGGGAGGGGGTAAGGTTAATATTTCCGTATCAGAGGGGGCCCTGTCGTTTGATTACGGCGGTTAATGCCGGTTCATATTCTCAGCAATAAGATATCTTTCCCGCCTGTGGAAGATGCACGAAAGGACGGACTGCTGGCGGTTGGTGGAGACCTTTCCACAAAACGCATAATTTATGCCTATAAAAGAGCTATTTTCCCGTGGTTTTCCGTGGGAGACCCCATCCTGTGGTGGTCACCGGACCCAAGGCTTGTTATGTTTCCAGATGAATTCAAGCCGTCAAGGAGTTTAAGGCAGGTAATTAACCGCGGGGTATTTACCGTTACCTTTGACACCGATTTCAGTGCTGTTATAAATGCCTGTGCTCAAGCAAGGATAAATAAACCTGACGGGACATGGCTTACAGAGGAAATGATTGAAGCCTATATAGCTCTCTTTGATTCTGGCTATGCCCACTCGGTGGAGTGCCGCCAAGAGGGGGAGCTTGCCGGCGGTCTTTATGGCTTAAGTATAGGGAAGATGTTTTTTGGCGAAAGCATGTTTACAAAAAAAACTAATGCATCAAAAGTAGCTTTTGCTTTCCTTGTGGAAAAATTGATAGAATTAGGTTTTCATTTAATAGACTGTCAGGTAAGGACGGAGCATTTAATAAGCATGGGAGCAAGAGAGATATCAAGAAAGGAGTTTTTGGCGATACTGAAAAAAGCAGTGGAAGTGCCGCCGGTTAAAATCAAATGGCAGTAGTCACAGAGGAAATAAAAAAGAGGCTTAAGTCTTTTTCAAAACCGCTTAACTCAGTCCTTGAGATAGTGGGAAAGACCCCTGTAGTTGAGATTACAAGGGCGGTTGAGGACAATAGCCTTGCCGATATATACGCTAAAATAGAGTTTTTTAATCCATGCAGCTCTGTAAAGGACAGGATATGTAACGCAATGATTGAAAGGGCTGAAATAAACGGTCTTTTGCACCGAGGGGATACTATAATAGAGCCAACGTCGGGAAATACCGGTATAGGGCTGGCCTTTGTCTGTGCCGTTAAGGGGTATAAGCTTATTCTTACAATGCCTGAGACGATGAGTGAGGAGCGGAAAATTATGCTCAGAGCCTTTGGTGCCAAGTTGATTTTAACTGAGGGAGCGTGCATGGCAACAGCCGTGGATTTAGCAAATAAGCTTGCCCTGCAAAACGGATATTTTCAACCGCAACAGTTTAAAAACCCTGCAAATCCGGCGGCTCATAAGGAGACCACAGCGCTTGAGATAATAGAAGAGCTGGGAGAGCCGGATGCTTTTGTAGCCGGGGTTGGCACAGGGGGCACGATAACCGGGGTGGGAGAGCTGTTAAGGGAAAGGTTTGGCGGCAGGGTTAAGATAGTTGCTGTTGAGCCGCAGCTTAGTGCCGTGTTATCAGGGGATGCGCCTGGAAGCCACGGGATTCAGGGTATTGGAGCGGGGTTTGTTCCTAATGTATTAAACAGAGGGCTGATTGATGAGATAATAAAGGTCTCCGATGAGGATGCCTACACGTATGCACGACTTCTTATCAGGAAAGAGGGGATACTTGCCGGGATATCTTCCGGCGCTAATTTCTATGCAGCGGTGATGACGGCACGGAAACTTGGAAAAGGAAAAAAGGTTATTACTGTATTTCCGGATACAGGGGAGCGATACCTAAGCACCCCTTTGTTTTCCGGCTGGGAAAACGATGCCGATAAGACATTTTAACACTATGAAAGGTGCCTGATTTTGATACTTAACAGTATTTTAGATACGATAGGGTGTACGCCTCTTATACGCCTAAATGGTGCAACAGGGCTTAAGAGCAAGGGTATAATGATATATGCAAAACTTGAGATGTATAACCCAGGCAGATCAGTCAAGGACAGGCCTGCCTTTCAGATGATAAAAGATGCCCGGGAGGCGGGTCAGTTAACACCGGATAAGATAATCATTGATTCAACCTCCGGCAACACCGGCATAGCTTATGCAATGACAGGGGCCGTAAGGGGGTATAAGGTGACAATAGTAATCCCCAAAAACGCAAGCCCCGAAAGAAAGAAGATTATCTCCGGTTTTGGAGCACAGATTATATATTCAAGCCCGTTTGAAGGTTCAGACGGGGCAATCCGGCTTGCAAGGAAAATTTATAATGAAAACCCTCAAATGTACTACATGCCGGATCAGTACAACAACCCTTCAAACTGGAAAGCGCATTATTTAACGACAGGCCCGGAGATTTATGAGCAAACCGGCGGCACGGTGACTCACTTTGTGGCAACCGTAGGCACCGGGGGCACGATAACTGGCACAGGTAAGGCTCTGAGGGAATTCAATAGAGACATAAAGGTGATAGCAGTTCAACCGGATGACGCCATGCACGGCATAGAGGGTTTAAAGCACATGGCAAGCTCCATAGTGCCTGGCATATATGATTTGAACTTTGCCGATGAGACAATCTTTGTGGGAACCGATGAGAGTTACGAAATGGTGAGACGGCTGGTAAGAATAGAGGG comes from the Nitrospirae bacterium YQR-1 genome and includes:
- a CDS encoding glycogen/starch/alpha-glucan phosphorylase, producing MDAIKTSFLHHLKYTLGKDEYTATKRDCYKCIAYVARDHLIDKWLKTQQTYYDKDSKRVYYLSLEFLIGRSLGNTLVNLDIEEAVSDALAKIGYDLEEIKTYEWDPGLGNGGLGRLAACFLDSLASLEIPAYGYGIRYEYGIFFQRIRNGYQLETPDNWLRYGNPWEIERPEYLYIVKFYGNVKNYVNGGGYLRHEWVNTQDVVAVAYDTPIPGYKNNTVLNMRLWSAKSSREFELGYFQHGDYERAVSDKVQTETISKVLYPNDNMFEGKELRLKQEYFFVSATLQDIIRRYKKNHPERADFNNLSDKVAIQLNDTHPAIAIVELMRILVDNECVGWERAWEITTATFCYTNHTIMPEALERWSVHLLEKVLPRHLEIIYEINFRFLKQVEALYGGDVEKLRNMSLIEEGEEKRIRMANLSIVGSHSVNGVSALHTEILKESLFKDFYVMWPKKFNNKTNGITQRRWLRLCNPSLSALITESIGDKWVRDLTELKKLIPLSEDSVFLDKWREVKWSNKLSLAKCFEGHNRVRVDENSLFDCQFKRIHEYKRQLLNAIHVVTLYNRLKDNPQIDMVPRTVIFAGKAAPGYFMAKLIIKLINSIAHKINNDPDIKDKLRVIFVENYSVSIAETLLPAAELSEQISTAGTEASGTGNMKFALNGALTIGTLDGANIELQREVGERNFFAFGLTNKQVESLRNSGYNPRAYYDKNPVLKSAIDMIDSGYFSPEDPGLFRPIVDSLLNHGDRFLLLADFASYESIQQQVSETYKNQTLWSSLSVQNVANIGYFSSDRTIMEYVNNIWHASAVHIKI
- the clpS gene encoding ATP-dependent Clp protease adapter ClpS is translated as MGKTWREIKGTFESGIKEKLKSPSLYKVILLNDDYTTMDFVVYVLESIFNKSPEEATSLMLNVHKRGSAVCGTYTKDIAETKVLAVHELALKHGYPLKCTMEEA
- the clpA gene encoding ATP-dependent Clp protease ATP-binding subunit ClpA; the protein is MLNKELEISLEATIQEAKGRRHEYITVEHILYALLHDIKGIDIISNCGGDVGKLVVVLNDFFIKNVPTMTGTKDKFPQPTVGFHRVLQRAILHIQSAGKNEVEAGDLLASILEDEDSHAAFFLKQENISRFDILSYISHGISKMSPPQEGLEGEPHKRGGKDPLKLFTVDLVDKAAKGEIDPLVGREAEVERTVQILSRRRKNNPIFVGEPGVGKTAIVEGLALKIHKAEVSETLKDTKIFLLDMGALIAGTKFRGEFEARLKSTIDALKKIKKAIMFIDEIHTVIGAGSTSGGTLDASNILKPAFNSGVLRCIGATTYEEYKNYFDKDRAFSRRFQKVEISEPTIEETYRILAGLKIYYENFHQVKYSPKAIRLAVELSAKYINDRYLPDKAIDVIDEVGAFIKLSKTSHKTVSPLDIEKVISKMAKIPTRNISATDSERLKALKDELMKVVYGQEHAVDSVVASIKRSRAGLSSQERPTGCFLFTGPTGVGKTEIAKQLAATLGINFLRFDMSEYMEKHSVARLIGAPPGYVGFDQGGLLTDAIRKTPYCVMLLDEIEKAHPDIFNILLQVMDYATLTDNNGKKADFRNVILIMTSNAGAREMDRGTIGFGRKSGEQTSVSKEAITKLFSPEFRNRLDEIIPFNPLNTDIMLMVVGKFLAELSEQLSTKRVAASFTHEARVWLSEKGFDPQFGARPLGRVIQKEIKTVLSEEILFGKLQGGGKVNISVSEGALSFDYGG
- the aat gene encoding leucyl/phenylalanyl-tRNA--protein transferase, with translation MPVHILSNKISFPPVEDARKDGLLAVGGDLSTKRIIYAYKRAIFPWFSVGDPILWWSPDPRLVMFPDEFKPSRSLRQVINRGVFTVTFDTDFSAVINACAQARINKPDGTWLTEEMIEAYIALFDSGYAHSVECRQEGELAGGLYGLSIGKMFFGESMFTKKTNASKVAFAFLVEKLIELGFHLIDCQVRTEHLISMGAREISRKEFLAILKKAVEVPPVKIKWQ
- the cysK gene encoding cysteine synthase A, coding for MAVVTEEIKKRLKSFSKPLNSVLEIVGKTPVVEITRAVEDNSLADIYAKIEFFNPCSSVKDRICNAMIERAEINGLLHRGDTIIEPTSGNTGIGLAFVCAVKGYKLILTMPETMSEERKIMLRAFGAKLILTEGACMATAVDLANKLALQNGYFQPQQFKNPANPAAHKETTALEIIEELGEPDAFVAGVGTGGTITGVGELLRERFGGRVKIVAVEPQLSAVLSGDAPGSHGIQGIGAGFVPNVLNRGLIDEIIKVSDEDAYTYARLLIRKEGILAGISSGANFYAAVMTARKLGKGKKVITVFPDTGERYLSTPLFSGWENDADKTF
- a CDS encoding cysteine synthase family protein — encoded protein: MILNSILDTIGCTPLIRLNGATGLKSKGIMIYAKLEMYNPGRSVKDRPAFQMIKDAREAGQLTPDKIIIDSTSGNTGIAYAMTGAVRGYKVTIVIPKNASPERKKIISGFGAQIIYSSPFEGSDGAIRLARKIYNENPQMYYMPDQYNNPSNWKAHYLTTGPEIYEQTGGTVTHFVATVGTGGTITGTGKALREFNRDIKVIAVQPDDAMHGIEGLKHMASSIVPGIYDLNFADETIFVGTDESYEMVRRLVRIEGLAVGHSSGAALTGALALARRLQSEGRDEAVIVCIFPDGGDRYLSHCID